A genomic region of Bacillus sp. 2205SS5-2 contains the following coding sequences:
- a CDS encoding tetratricopeptide repeat protein — translation MKKKRKTIEYSGNVVYFPGIKERLMEKGLDYLQEKKYREAADLLKQALDLGYEQPQIYMALILALYEGEQYEAARDFCQSLLQEGKGEYYEIIDVYLMILIQLNEHQEVVTLLNALFDEQNVPPNKEEHFKQLLSISQKVVNREQLKIMEAKEEELQLFTGDFQEQILVMGQLVHRNIRPYRSQLIAYLTDSNAHPMLQTMVLNVLREHEIDQELSVIKLGEQGKVIPAELVDVFDMSSYQALMVEVEEMVEQKNPSLFSLMKEMISRHSFLRYPFSLSASENVASISYYIHALALIGEMTDVNKMATEMGIRVEEIEREIRKIKKLEEFSSTDI, via the coding sequence ATGAAAAAGAAACGCAAAACCATAGAATATAGCGGAAATGTTGTTTATTTCCCTGGTATTAAGGAAAGGTTGATGGAGAAAGGTCTCGATTATCTCCAAGAAAAGAAATACCGAGAAGCAGCTGATTTGTTGAAGCAAGCATTAGATTTAGGATATGAACAACCCCAAATATACATGGCGTTAATACTTGCTTTATATGAAGGGGAACAATATGAAGCGGCGAGAGACTTTTGTCAATCTCTTCTGCAAGAAGGCAAAGGCGAATACTATGAAATCATTGACGTGTACTTGATGATTTTAATTCAACTAAATGAACATCAAGAAGTGGTAACACTTTTGAATGCACTCTTTGATGAGCAAAATGTTCCACCGAACAAAGAAGAACACTTTAAACAGTTACTCTCAATCAGTCAAAAAGTAGTCAATAGAGAGCAGTTAAAAATAATGGAGGCCAAGGAGGAAGAGCTTCAATTATTTACAGGTGATTTCCAAGAACAAATACTGGTGATGGGTCAATTAGTTCATCGCAACATCCGTCCATACCGGTCACAACTGATTGCTTATCTTACTGACTCAAATGCGCATCCTATGCTCCAAACAATGGTTCTGAATGTGCTCAGAGAACATGAGATTGATCAAGAACTATCAGTTATAAAACTAGGGGAACAAGGGAAAGTCATTCCGGCAGAGCTAGTAGATGTGTTTGATATGTCTTCCTATCAAGCATTGATGGTCGAAGTGGAAGAAATGGTTGAACAAAAAAATCCCTCTCTCTTTTCATTAATGAAAGAAATGATTAGTCGACATTCGTTTTTAAGGTACCCATTTTCCTTGTCAGCCTCTGAGAACGTTGCTTCCATATCTTATTATATCCACGCCTTAGCGCTTATTGGGGAAATGACCGATGTAAACAAAATGGCTACAGAGATGGGGATAAGAGTGGAAGAGATAGAGAGAGAGATACGAAAAATAAAAAAATTAGAAGAATTTTCTTCTACCGATATTTAA
- the tig gene encoding trigger factor, with the protein MSAKWEKLEGNEGVLTVEVDVETVNKGLDEAFNKVVKQVNVPGFRKGKMPRGMFEKRFGVESLYQDAIDFMLPEAYSSAVEETNIDPVDRPEIDVTQMEKGKEFIFTAKVTVKPEVKLGEYKGLEVEEMTTEVTAEDVDAELKSLQERQAELAVKEEGTVENGDTAVIDFEGFVEGEAFEGGKGENYSLEIGSGSFIPGFEEQLIGLSAGDEKEVEVTFPEEYHSEDLAGKMATFKVKLHEIKTKELPELNDEFAQEADEEVETLAELKEKTKTRLEETKKTEAETSTREALIEKASEGAEVEIPQAMIDSELNRMMQEFEQRLQMQGMNLELYFQFSGQDEEALRAQMQEDAAKRVRTNLTLEAIAIAENLEVSDEEAEKEVSVMAEQYNMSSDNIKQALGGLDGLKGDLKIRKAIEFLVDNSKTVA; encoded by the coding sequence ATGTCTGCAAAGTGGGAAAAGTTAGAAGGTAATGAAGGTGTTTTAACTGTTGAAGTTGACGTTGAAACGGTAAATAAAGGTTTAGATGAAGCCTTTAATAAAGTGGTAAAACAAGTAAATGTACCAGGTTTTCGTAAAGGGAAAATGCCTCGTGGCATGTTCGAAAAACGTTTTGGTGTAGAATCTCTTTACCAAGATGCAATTGATTTTATGCTTCCAGAAGCTTATTCAAGCGCTGTGGAAGAAACAAATATCGATCCAGTTGACCGTCCTGAAATCGATGTAACTCAAATGGAAAAAGGCAAAGAGTTTATTTTCACAGCAAAAGTAACTGTTAAGCCTGAAGTGAAACTGGGCGAATACAAAGGTCTAGAAGTGGAAGAAATGACTACTGAAGTAACTGCAGAAGATGTGGATGCTGAATTGAAATCTCTTCAAGAGCGTCAAGCTGAGCTTGCTGTAAAAGAAGAAGGAACAGTTGAAAACGGCGATACAGCTGTTATTGATTTTGAAGGATTCGTTGAAGGTGAAGCATTTGAAGGTGGAAAAGGTGAAAATTATTCACTTGAAATCGGATCTGGTTCATTCATCCCAGGGTTTGAAGAACAGTTAATCGGATTATCTGCTGGAGATGAAAAAGAAGTTGAAGTAACTTTCCCAGAAGAATATCACTCAGAAGATCTTGCTGGAAAAATGGCTACTTTTAAAGTGAAGCTTCACGAAATTAAAACAAAAGAACTTCCTGAACTTAATGATGAATTTGCTCAAGAAGCAGACGAAGAAGTAGAAACACTTGCTGAGCTTAAAGAAAAAACAAAAACGCGTCTGGAAGAAACGAAAAAAACAGAAGCGGAAACATCTACTCGTGAAGCTTTAATTGAAAAAGCTTCTGAAGGTGCAGAAGTGGAAATTCCACAAGCTATGATCGACAGCGAATTAAACCGTATGATGCAAGAATTTGAACAACGTCTTCAAATGCAGGGCATGAACTTAGAATTGTACTTCCAATTCTCAGGACAAGACGAAGAAGCTCTTCGTGCTCAAATGCAAGAAGATGCAGCAAAACGTGTACGTACAAACTTAACGCTTGAAGCTATTGCAATCGCTGAAAACTTAGAAGTTTCTGATGAGGAAGCAGAAAAAGAAGTAAGCGTAATGGCTGAGCAATATAATATGAGCTCCGATAACATTAAGCAAGCGCTTGGTGGCTTAGATGGTCTTAAAGGTGACTTGAAAATTCGCAAAGCAATCGAATTTCTTGTAGATAATAGCAAAACTGTTGCATAA
- a CDS encoding XTP/dITP diphosphatase, whose protein sequence is MKKTVLIATKNKGKAKEFTRMFAPYGFNVKTLLDIEGAIDVKETGSTFAENALLKAETIANTYQTMVISDDSGLMIDALNGEPGVYSARYAGGAKSDEANMEKVLEKLKEKEAEQRTARFCCTLAVAAPGMDSFTVEGSCEGEILSEKRGENGFGYDPIFFVPSLGKAMAELSPEEKNSISHRGNALRKLEKKLPALLSEASTQ, encoded by the coding sequence ATGAAGAAAACGGTTTTAATCGCTACAAAAAACAAGGGAAAAGCGAAAGAATTTACGCGTATGTTTGCCCCATACGGCTTCAATGTCAAGACTTTGCTTGACATTGAAGGGGCTATCGATGTAAAAGAAACGGGTTCAACATTTGCTGAAAACGCCCTCTTAAAAGCGGAAACCATTGCCAACACCTACCAGACGATGGTGATTTCTGATGATTCAGGATTAATGATCGATGCATTAAACGGGGAACCTGGTGTATACTCTGCTCGTTATGCGGGCGGTGCAAAAAGCGATGAAGCCAATATGGAAAAAGTATTAGAAAAACTGAAAGAGAAAGAAGCTGAACAGCGAACGGCCCGCTTTTGTTGTACGCTAGCAGTGGCTGCACCTGGGATGGACTCTTTCACGGTTGAGGGAAGCTGTGAGGGGGAAATTCTATCAGAAAAACGTGGGGAAAATGGATTTGGCTATGATCCGATCTTTTTTGTGCCTAGTTTAGGAAAAGCAATGGCTGAATTATCACCAGAAGAAAAGAACAGCATCAGCCATCGAGGAAATGCATTACGGAAACTAGAGAAAAAGCTACCAGCTTTATTATCTGAGGCGTCGACTCAATGA
- a CDS encoding IS1595 family transposase, with the protein MATLANILADVSYLTDKDKENLLEFLKRIFTHDASQHGNLIGELRENKFTSGYHCRHCGSVSVVRYGKRNGRQRYKCKDCFKISNDLTNTPLYRSKKANKWITFIECMLKGLSLRESAKIVGVHFTTCFYWRHKLLSALARQQTPTFEGIVEADETYFLESRKGRNILTDRKSRKRAGSATKRGISSEQVCVLIAKDRNKNTLSKVVGMGRILTQQLDENLTHLLQEDAVLCSDAHSSYKSYSKGNGIQHIIINASKKEHVKRGIYHINNINNYHSRLKKWIRKFNGVSTKYLQLYLIWFQFLENREMEADLSKKKRMLFLACILGTWETTDSLRLRAEAF; encoded by the coding sequence ATGGCCACATTAGCGAATATCTTAGCTGACGTTTCTTATTTAACAGACAAAGATAAAGAAAATCTATTGGAATTTCTTAAGCGTATTTTTACGCACGATGCTTCTCAACATGGTAACTTGATTGGTGAGCTTCGTGAAAATAAATTTACTAGTGGTTATCATTGTCGACATTGCGGAAGTGTGTCTGTTGTTCGATACGGTAAACGAAATGGTCGTCAAAGATATAAATGTAAGGATTGCTTTAAAATCAGCAATGACCTAACGAATACTCCACTATATCGGTCCAAAAAAGCTAATAAGTGGATTACCTTTATTGAATGTATGCTAAAAGGACTGTCTCTTCGCGAATCTGCTAAAATTGTCGGTGTTCATTTCACGACCTGTTTTTACTGGCGGCACAAGCTCCTATCTGCTTTGGCAAGGCAACAAACACCTACTTTTGAAGGCATTGTAGAAGCCGATGAAACCTATTTTTTAGAGAGCCGCAAAGGTAGAAATATCCTTACAGATAGAAAGTCTCGAAAACGTGCTGGTTCTGCAACTAAACGAGGTATTTCCTCTGAACAAGTATGCGTATTAATCGCAAAAGACCGTAATAAGAATACGTTATCCAAAGTAGTTGGAATGGGACGGATTCTAACTCAACAATTAGATGAAAATTTAACACATCTTCTACAAGAAGATGCTGTACTGTGCTCGGATGCCCATAGCTCTTACAAGTCATATTCTAAAGGAAATGGTATTCAACATATCATCATTAACGCTAGTAAAAAAGAGCATGTTAAACGTGGTATCTATCACATAAATAACATTAACAACTACCATTCTCGACTAAAGAAATGGATAAGAAAGTTCAACGGTGTATCAACGAAATATTTACAACTATACTTGATCTGGTTCCAGTTCCTTGAAAACCGTGAAATGGAAGCAGATTTGAGCAAAAAGAAACGGATGCTCTTTTTAGCCTGTATATTAGGCACTTGGGAAACAACAGACAGCTTACGATTAAGGGCAGAAGCCTTCTAA
- a CDS encoding GerMN domain-containing protein translates to MSKRFKVTAVMVLASSLYLSGCGLFGGDEKVQQDPPQEDVSYLEEGEESVDTTDSAEGDTVTSSIDDSTATIMTELYLIDENGYVVSQTMSLPKVESVAKQALEYLVTNGPVSNILPNGFRAVLPADTTVDVNIDGNKAIADFSPEFEKYAAEDEEKILQAVTWTLTQFEKVEKVELRVNGYPLTEMPVNGTPINKNGLSRTMGINLDSNGVVDLTNSRQVTVYYLAQKGESVYYVPVTKRVSNVENDNVIAVVEELIDGPAYTSKLVSGFMSDVALLDDPKLVDGEVTLNFNEAIFGSFEEELISTQLLNSLVLSLTEQTGIEKVSVLVNGEGDLVNEEGDILSEPVTRPERVNTISF, encoded by the coding sequence TTGTCGAAGCGATTTAAAGTGACGGCGGTAATGGTCCTTGCTTCATCTTTATATTTATCTGGGTGTGGATTATTCGGGGGAGATGAGAAAGTACAACAAGATCCACCACAGGAGGATGTCTCTTACTTAGAAGAGGGAGAAGAAAGTGTGGATACTACTGATTCTGCAGAGGGAGATACGGTGACAAGCTCAATAGACGATTCAACTGCAACCATTATGACGGAATTATATTTAATTGATGAAAACGGGTATGTTGTTTCTCAGACGATGTCGCTTCCGAAAGTTGAAAGTGTTGCAAAGCAAGCCTTAGAGTATTTGGTGACAAACGGGCCTGTTTCAAATATACTACCGAATGGATTTAGAGCCGTGCTACCAGCAGATACAACAGTCGATGTGAATATTGATGGAAATAAAGCCATCGCTGATTTTTCACCAGAGTTTGAGAAATACGCAGCGGAGGATGAAGAGAAAATTTTACAAGCAGTAACTTGGACCTTAACCCAGTTTGAAAAAGTGGAGAAAGTTGAACTCAGAGTAAATGGTTACCCGTTAACAGAAATGCCTGTCAATGGAACGCCGATTAATAAGAATGGTTTAAGTCGTACGATGGGTATTAATCTTGACTCAAATGGTGTAGTCGACTTAACTAATTCAAGACAAGTTACAGTGTATTATTTAGCTCAAAAGGGTGAATCAGTTTACTATGTTCCTGTGACAAAAAGGGTGAGTAACGTTGAAAATGATAACGTAATAGCCGTTGTGGAGGAGCTGATTGATGGACCAGCGTACACATCCAAATTAGTGAGCGGGTTTATGTCAGATGTAGCTTTACTAGATGACCCTAAACTTGTCGATGGAGAAGTAACCTTAAATTTTAATGAAGCAATATTTGGCAGCTTTGAAGAGGAACTAATTTCTACTCAACTACTTAATTCACTTGTACTATCCTTAACCGAGCAAACTGGAATTGAAAAAGTGTCCGTACTGGTGAACGGGGAAGGGGATCTCGTTAACGAAGAAGGTGATATATTAAGTGAACCAGTCACTCGACCTGAAAGAGTCAATACGATAAGTTTTTAA
- a CDS encoding metallophosphoesterase — protein MRVLVVSDSHGSIESLLELQQLYHGKVDEMFHCGDSELTNHDEALKHFLTVKGNCDWNGDFPEDIVHAVKGTTFFVTHGHMYNVKMSLMNLSYQAIEHNADIVLFGHSHVLGVEFVDGILYVNPGSILLPRAREEKTYCVIERKASVLMISFFDHHHQELIELRQQFQVQ, from the coding sequence ATGAGAGTATTGGTTGTAAGTGATAGTCATGGTTCAATTGAGTCACTGCTAGAATTACAACAGCTCTACCACGGGAAAGTGGATGAGATGTTCCACTGTGGTGATTCAGAGCTAACCAATCATGACGAAGCGTTAAAGCACTTTCTAACTGTTAAAGGCAACTGTGATTGGAACGGCGACTTTCCGGAGGATATTGTACACGCTGTGAAAGGGACCACATTCTTTGTCACTCATGGACATATGTATAATGTGAAAATGTCACTGATGAATTTAAGTTATCAAGCAATAGAACATAACGCAGATATTGTATTATTTGGTCACTCTCATGTCCTCGGAGTAGAATTTGTTGATGGAATCTTATATGTAAATCCGGGTAGTATCTTGTTACCGCGCGCACGAGAGGAGAAAACGTATTGTGTGATTGAAAGGAAGGCGTCAGTGCTTATGATTTCTTTCTTTGATCATCATCATCAAGAACTTATTGAATTAAGGCAGCAGTTCCAGGTACAATAG
- the rph gene encoding ribonuclease PH, with protein MRIDGRESTQLRNIHIETGYLKHPEGSVLITVGETKVICTASIEERVPPFMRGEGKGWVSAEYSMLPRATGTRNIRESSRGKVSGRTMEIQRLIGRSLRAVVDLKALGERTIWVDCDVIQADGGTRTASITGAFVAVAYALAQLQDNKKLPQFPLKDYLAATSVGTVKEHGVVLDLNYAEDSKALVDMNIIMTGTGEFVELQGTGEEATFSMNELQELLAAAQTGITELFEIQKEALGEIAIRLK; from the coding sequence ATGAGAATTGACGGTAGAGAATCGACGCAGTTACGAAATATACATATTGAAACGGGTTACTTGAAACATCCTGAAGGGTCAGTATTGATAACCGTTGGAGAGACAAAAGTGATTTGTACTGCAAGTATTGAAGAAAGAGTACCCCCATTTATGCGAGGTGAGGGAAAAGGCTGGGTCTCAGCAGAATATTCCATGTTGCCACGTGCGACAGGAACTCGTAATATCCGGGAGTCGTCAAGAGGGAAGGTTTCAGGCAGAACGATGGAAATACAACGCTTAATTGGACGTTCTTTAAGAGCGGTTGTTGACCTTAAAGCTCTAGGGGAAAGAACGATTTGGGTGGATTGTGACGTCATACAAGCAGATGGCGGAACAAGAACAGCCTCTATTACAGGTGCGTTTGTTGCTGTTGCATATGCTTTAGCTCAATTGCAAGACAACAAAAAATTGCCACAGTTCCCATTAAAAGATTATTTAGCTGCAACAAGTGTAGGAACAGTAAAAGAACATGGTGTTGTTCTTGATTTGAATTATGCAGAGGATTCTAAAGCGCTTGTGGATATGAACATTATCATGACTGGGACAGGTGAATTTGTGGAGCTACAAGGAACAGGGGAAGAAGCAACCTTCTCAATGAATGAGCTGCAAGAGTTGCTTGCTGCTGCTCAAACAGGTATAACTGAACTGTTTGAAATTCAAAAAGAAGCGCTTGGAGAAATTGCTATTCGATTGAAATAG